The sequence TTGCTCCCAGCATAAAAAATGACATATCTTTCTCCTTTTTCTCTTTGATATGTCTATATTTTAACATATTTTAGTTATGCGGTAATCTTTGTTTATGGGGTTGTTGATCTCTTCAGTGAAAAAGATATAGATGTTAATGGTGATGGTGTTAAAGATTGCAGCCACGGTAAGTTTTGTAATAGAGTTATTAAATCTATTATTCCCGATGCTAAGGTTGTTAACTTTAGACTTCATCCTGAACCCGGAACATTTGGGCAGAAAGCAGGCGGAACGAGTGTAATTAAAAGCTTTAATAAGATTGCTGATTGTATAAAAAATGGTCAAAAAATAGAAGCTATTAATTTTTCTCTTAGTGATAAGAAGAGCTTTAATGAGTTATCAGATTTACTAGGAATTCCAATTACTAGAAATAATATACATGAATATAAAGGTATAATTCGTGATTGGCTTAAAAATATAGATGATATGTCAGAAAAAGCTGCTTCTGATATAGATCCCAGGCTTGTTAATTTTCAAGGTATATATACGATGATTTCTGCCATAGAAGAGGTGACTAAGCTTGGAGTTCCTGTATATATTGCTGCTGGAAATTCAGGTCCTGATTATTTAAACCTTTTTAGTCTTGCAAAAGGTGCTATAACTGTAGGTGCATTTGATGGTGATAACGAGGATTCTGAAAGAATATACCTATCTGCCGATAACTCATTAGTAAACGGTAAAGGCAGAGGCGTGTTTTATACTTCTCCTGTTTTAAGAAAAGATGGATCCTTATCCGGTTATAGCATTATGGATAATAATCGTGTTGTGTTTAAAAAATCAGAAATTTCTAAAGATATTCCTGTTGTGGATAAGTTTGTTGGAAAACCATTAAAAGAGGTGTTAGCCCAGGAAGAAGATTATCCAGCCATGCATGCTTTGCAAAACATGTGGACGGATATGAAACCTGTGAAAAAATATAATGATAGAATTTCAAAATTAGATGGACTTTTATTTGATATAGATAAACTTGTCGAAACAAAATCCTTAAGCAAAGAAGAGGCAACTTTTTTAAATAGGCATGGAGATTATGTGGATTCAGGGATGAATCATGCTTTTAGGGTTGATAAAGATGGAAAAATCATAAGTGACCCTGAAAATAATGGAAGAAAGGCATTAATGAGTACTATAGGAACTTCTTTTGCAAGTCCATACCGATTAGCTCAAAACGAAAAGAAGAAATTTGCTGGAGATAATGACTTATGCTAGCAAATAAATGCTATTAGACCTTATTTATTGTCCATACAAGTAGTCTCAAAAGCCAAAAGTGTATAAATGTCATTGCGAAGATTCCAAAGGAATCTGTGGCAATCCATCCATTTTACAATTAAAAACAATTATTCAAAATCGGCAGGATCACCACGTTAGCACTTAGTGCCACCTCGTGATGACTTAGAAAAGTGACTGTGTCACCATCAAACTTACATGGCGCATAGGCTTCCTTAAGAATATTCTTTATATTATTTTTTACTTTTGAGACTTGTTCTTAATAACAAATTCCATCACAAAATGCTTTTTCTAACTCTGGCATGACGCTTTTATGTGTCATCTCAAAAGTTACAGGGGTGATGGAAATCTTATTATTTCTGATAGCTGTAATATCTGTTCCATCTTCTTCAGCAGCGTCAATTATTTCTCCTGCTAACCAGTAGTAGGTTTTTCCTCTAGGGTCTATACGTTTTTCATATGTATCAGTATACATACGTGTACCGAGCCTTGTGATTTGTATACCTGTTATATCATTTGCTGCTATTGAAGGTATATTAATATTTAATATGGTCTTTTTAGGGAAATTTATAGTTGCAATTTTATTCAAAAAATTAACTATAAAGTCAGCCGCATAAATAAAGTCTGCTTGTTGACTTGAATGTCCATTTGTCAGAGATACTGCGATACTTGGAATACCAAGAACAGCACCTTCCATAGCGGCGCTTACCGTTCCTGAATATAGTACATCAGCTCCAAGATTTGGGCCGTGATTTATTCCTGAAATAATAATATCTGGTTGTTTTTCTAGAATTGCACTTACCCCAATTTTGATGCAATCTCCAGGAGTGCCGGTTGTTTCCCAGGCACGTGCTACTTCAAATCCTATATCAATTTCATCTACTCTAAGGGGTTTATGAAGAGTTAAAGCATGANNNNNNNNNNNNNNNNNNNNNNNNNNNNNNNNNNNNNNNACTTCATGTTCGAATGCCAAGCGCTCAGCTAATGTTCTAATCCCGATTGCATGGATTCCATCATCATTTGAGATAAGTATGCGCATATTGCTCCTTTTTGTATAAAATACTCAATTTACCCAGTACAAACATAATAGCATTATATTAAATTTTTTAGTCTAAAACTGACAGTGACCTTGTAGACATTTAGAAAGTGTAAACTTAAAACATGAAAAATTGCGTATTTAAAATTTTAGTAGTGCTCTAACGATAACTGATAACTTTAAATTAAGTCTTACTGCTTCAGTGGCTAAGCCACACTCATAAGTCATCAATTATTCCAATAATACCTCATTATTTGTTTCAAAGGCTTTAGTCGTTAACCTAAGTTAGGTAATGGATATTACCAAATTTTAAAGCATCTTCCTTTCTTTTGTCATGGTATAAATAGATGAAAACAGGTTTGTGTAAATTCTAAAATCCAGATTATAAAAAGAGCTTAGCCCAATAGGCCATCTTTTAATTAAAACTGGCTTGAAATTTCCAAAGAGAGCTTTTCTAAAAGATAATCTAAATCCTGTTGTCTATGTAATGCCATTGTACATAAACGTATTCTTGACGTTTCAACAGTTGGTGGCCTAATAGCAGTAGCCAAAATCTGATGTTCTTCTAAGAGTTTTTTTGAAAATTTGATAGTTCTCTCAGTATCACCTACTCTCATACAAAAGATAGCAGAATTTGATGGTATAACTATAATATTCCCATTTCTCTGTATTTTATTCAGTTCAGACCTTAGATAGTTAATATTTTGATATAATTTATCTCTTAAATTGTCAGCTTTTTTAATAATTTCAATTGCTTTTATTGAGGCAGCAATTGAGGGGATTGTAGGAGCAGTTGAGTAAATAAAGGATCTTGACTTATGAATCAGGTAATTTATTAATTCTTTTTTACCTGCAATATAACCACCTTCAACTCCTGCGGCTTTGCTTAATGTCCCCATTTGTATGTCAACTTTATCATTAATTCCAAATTCATGGGCTAATCCCTGTCCATTAGGGCCATATACTCCAAAGGCATGGGCCTCATCTACAAATAAAATAGCCTCATATTTTTCTTTTAACTCTACAATTTCTTTTAGAGGTGCTCTATCTCCATCCATACTAAATATGGTATCGGTAATAATTACGTTAAATCTATATTTTTGATGATTTTCACTTATTAATTTTTCCAGATCAGAAATATCACAGTGTTTATAGATAAATTTGTTTGCACGTGAAAGTTTTATCCCATCAATTATGCTGGCATGATTTAGTTGGTCTGAGTAAACAGCATCGTTCTCGTTTAATAATCCTGCTATAGTTCCTAAATTAGCTGCATATCCTGTTGAAAAAACAAGAGCCTTTTCAGTGTTTTTGAATTTAGCTATTTTATCTTCAAGTTCTAAATGTAATTCGTGCGTTCCGGATATTAATCTTGAACCGGTAGATCCTATACCATATTTTTCGATAGCTTTTATTGCTGCTTCCTGTAGTCTTTCATCACCTGCT comes from Candidatus Melainabacteria bacterium RIFOXYA2_FULL_32_9 and encodes:
- a CDS encoding 8-amino-7-oxononanoate synthase: MSSEFYNFLEENLKEIKTQNLYRDFKPVSSKSGPYITYKDKKILQMSSNNYLGLAGDERLQEAAIKAIEKYGIGSTGSRLISGTHELHLELEDKIAKFKNTEKALVFSTGYAANLGTIAGLLNENDAVYSDQLNHASIIDGIKLSRANKFIYKHCDISDLEKLISENHQKYRFNVIITDTIFSMDGDRAPLKEIVELKEKYEAILFVDEAHAFGVYGPNGQGLAHEFGINDKVDIQMGTLSKAAGVEGGYIAGKKELINYLIHKSRSFIYSTAPTIPSIAASIKAIEIIKKADNLRDKLYQNINYLRSELNKIQRNGNIIVIPSNSAIFCMRVGDTERTIKFSKKLLEEHQILATAIRPPTVETSRIRLCTMALHRQQDLDYLLEKLSLEISSQF